The DNA window AgcatatatacagttcaattgtatcagagttgtttcCGAGAGGTACAGCAAAGcgtgatatcgatagtcagagccgaataccaggtaggtatttttatctttactttatgttattaactgatttgtgtatatcaaatagttcgaatctgaaagaacagatattgtcagaaacttacagtcatggattcagtgttcagtctgatgattgagaatatattgtattcgaacagatagttgtgatagagACAGATAAggtcagttataacagaattgtgttgaaatgttggcagaaattgtactgaggtgtctgaattgctaacagaaaagacagaaagatagaaatcagaagatgtaTTACAtacttagtatatttctgattcgtcatggggagtatatttcgatgaatttcttAATAAGATTTTCCcaatattttccagattgtgatataatatgattatgattgacagattactcaatctattctatcagtttgtaccagattacgtacaaacagaactagatgacatagatcgatgtcaaagaaaggtTCATATGGAACAGAAAATTTAAGTAGATTAttacagattgtgattttgcttgaaattgtattcgtgatagagtatatcatgaactctctctgagattgttttacagattgacagacagttaGAATGTAATATCCCAAATATTGGAAGACTTTGGTAGAGTTATAGAGTgctagatgttagcactaattgatataagTCAGTATTACtgtgtgacaatagctatcagcttatcagaaggATAATGAGATagtatagacaagacagtatacgaagagtactacagatttcttttgaagataaTTCGAAGAAAGatgcagatagttcagaatggacagatttaagaaaccaacgtcggatgacgACGATTGGTAGTTGAAGCTAATGAGTGTTTATGTCTTTGTTTGAGGTAAACAGATTTGTTAACAGCTGATGATACTGATatgtgatgagctgtagattggtttatacggatgttgtataaccagtaatgcgagattgattctgtcagaagaactggagaagaagtattatgacattatacttcgtgaattcttattccagactggaatcagatatttgagttttggtttaaactctgtacacatttcttctgatatatctgaattgattgttgtgaattcgaggacgaactcagatctaagagggggagaaatgtaatgcccgagatttaattacggtaatcagatgttgattaattgaaataattgaggttataggaactcaaatgacgaagccgagcGTGGTGTATTTTACACCAAGATGTTCGACctaacatctcaagatgttcgaccgaacatctcgcgcccgagcggtaaattatatccgcccgagcgcgcttgaataatttgtgagggccgagagttctccGTCCGAGCggaaacttttgaccgcccgagcgccaggagatgttcagccgaggatctcgaccgaaactgcctcgccctagcggtaggttttgaccgccctagcgagagacgTGCAGTAAgaagaataagccacttgccttacatgcgggaatgtgtatatatatgtttaagcATGAAATTCTTCAGATTTCAGCCGAGGGAAACGAGGAAAGCTTAGGGAGAAAGCTTCAAGTTCCTTCGAAGACTATTATTGTGATTTTgtgcaatccgtccgtctgattttaaatccgactacagtactgtgttcctatcaacgcagactacaactggacatttgatatggacagattcgagacttcgtcttcgtcagaccaggaagacaaaggtataattcatgtgatattcgggaagcataactcaaattagattaatttgagtttcccaataaaatcacatactagattattgtttatattgttacctgattatgctttgattatagaattgtatccaagcaggtaagataattgagatattcagttatgaatatgattatgctttgtttacagattcttattcattgcatctaagataggagagtctttgacaggcattgtcaaatagctagacgtttcggtgtatctcagcataggagtaggtattactcttattgccgccgttgatacagctcagaccgaagtctaggaatgagacgtacattaccccgattggagggtaggtagtgacgtcttattcaccccgggatccctagagttatagttgagtcaagtctagacatgatttgattagaacagcatgcgtagatgaattggtttcatagactatggaacctattgttattactttcagtcatgacagcatgtttcatgatttagactatttacatgcatgattatctgatttgaattgcgtgtttagttagattagagttcatagatgatgaaatctattactattgtctttgcttttattcatgacagcatgttccatgaatcattatgtgtatatacatgtttaccatgttttatactgggatttattctcaccggagttatccggctgttgtcttgttttgtatgtgtgcatgacaacaggtggggctggatcagggtcgagatgacgatgagagaagacgagttagcgtggtgattccggacttgtagcagacttggtttattacttgaatttagtaattgaaccttagacttaggttgtacagtattgtacttttctactgaattgtagttttatacagatatgtatattatttagttgccattaccttccgcatttacattttaaaaagaaaaatttttagaccctgtttatcagaactgataattaaatcccaacgatgattaagaagatgattagcgtccgggtccccacaactgaATTTCGAGACTAAGGAGGAGAAAAAATGGTGAGGGATGAAGGGAAGGTCTACCAATTAAAAGGGGATGGAATGGTAAGATAAAAATCTTTCTATCTAGAGTTTGAGAGATAAGGAAGTTGCTAtgatatcaagagatttgaggAATAATTTATGAGGTGGTGACCGAAATTTCTAATCTAGATGCAAGGTAGAAAATtgcttatttaataattattgatgattAAAAAGTTGGGGATTATCTATCAAAATGATTGAGGAAAGAATCAAGGGAAATGGGTTGTCAAAccatttaaatctttcaaaaagGGATGGCCGAATTTTTCTATGATAAATGGGAATGAAATAATGCTAGATAAACATggtagaaatattgcttaatatTGATTAGTGGTAAATGAAATTTAGGGAATTATCTATCAAGAAAAGGGTAAGGAAAGATATCAAAGGAAATGAGTtgacaaattaattaaatccttaaaaggtgatggccgaaaattacaataaaatggaggggaaaatatttcttaattattgaattttaaatcttcggtgttttatctacccattaaatattttagtgaattaataattaattattgaacctaaaatctcaaattacttaaataattcctcaaACTTTCTTTTAcaataacttattatttatcttaaataaattctgggaatgttttcttaatattaaattttatctcaatactccaactccagtccgacctcccttatttaactgaaaatatAGTaactaaactactgcgtaaaataatcaaatttaaagaaaagaattcaaattctcatgcataaaaatcattttaatttaaatactagaaattatgcatggcttatacgtagttgGTTTTACAGATATGTTGGTGATTTCAGGATTTTTACTCGTATTAGTTTTACACACTTGATGATGGCCGAGTTGGCAAATTCTAAATTGCAGTATTTTATTTGTCGATcgtttatgattatttttaaaagagcGTATTTTTCAGTAGTATTGCATTCATGCTCAATTTAGTACTTTTGAAAAATgagtttacaaaaaaaataaaaaaattaacagTATTATAAATTAGTTGATGTCACAATTGTAAATTGAGTATTAAGTGGTATTACATTTTAAATTGCTGATTGTGTTATGGGATACAATAACACATGAAAATTTTGCCGAGATTATAATACGAAAAGAAAATTTATTAGCTTTTTTTCATAAGTTGGTTTATCCTATAACTTATATATTAGTCGTCAAATTCTATTTATGATTATGAAACCAAGTAAAATTGTAACGTTCGAAAAACCAACCAACGTAAATCATATGCATGTAAATTATTTGAatttgcttaattgttttatttaattgattttacatgcttatttgatgtctattatatgattaaaggtatgattgcataattaaatgattatatgccatgatttcatgaaattgaagGATTTTATCAAAATATTCGATTATAGGATGGGGAAAAGAGACcagggacgaccaagacaagaataatgtttttaattgaATATTTCCTGGcttcttaatatgattaaaatgattaaatttttctaaaattgatagagttcaaattattttacgagacgagcTCGATTTTACCCGAGAAGCCGATTTCGGGCAAGCGAGAagtttttaaaagatcaaaaatatgattttttgaaactaatttttataaatttttattttcaattaaataaaagttattgtgcctaaattaactaaattaagTAGGTCCAATTGCTTTTATAATTGGAAACCCAAAACCTAAACTCATTAGCATGCAAATTAGTACAGAAGAAGGGTGTTACAGAGAGTTTTTCATTGTTTAACATAAGAGTTCTTAtctaattgatatatttttacacattttttgtttttacttAAAATGagtgaaaaaaatttatttgtttttttctttctttctttttaattaaaaaagtagtttcattttttatttgcGATTTTGACATTTGTGTTGTTAATtttgcaaaaacttgtgtgagacggtttcatgagTCGTATTGTGTgatacagatatcttatttgggtcatcaatgaaaaagtattacttttatgctaagaatattactttttattctgaatatcgatagagttgacccgtctcacagataaagattcgtgagaccgtctcacatgaaACTTACTCTAATTTAAAGGTCACGGGGCTTTGTAGTTTGACGGTTAAAAttttgtaaaataattattcataaAGTTTCAGATGGTCTCATGCTTAATATACATTTGTACATGCATCATTATTTTACGTCCATAAGGTCCATCCTCCTCAATTAGCTAAAAGAGTTGTATTTTATTGGTACAGGATAATAAAATTACTGGATTATAAATCATATTAAAGTAAAATCACTTTCTtggaaaaataataatgatGGAAACTAAAACGCCAGCAGCAAGTTGTACCGATATAAGATGGAGATCTTCGATATTACGACTATAAAATCTTTAAGTTAGTGGGATCACATGGCACACAACTGATACATATGGAACTAACGGCATCATCTACCGAACAAGAGAAAACCCAAATCTACAATCATAACTTGTTAATTTAAAGTCTTCCACAGAGTAAATATTTATCCAAATCCAATCCAAGTAGATTCGGAACTTCATGAAGTCCGTGGTTTTATAATTCTAATCTTCATCATAATCTTCCTCATCTTCATCCAGCCTCGAACTAAGCTGCGCAAGGTGAACAGGGTCGATGGCCATCCTATCCGTTTCCGAAAGTCCAGGATACTCTTCACTTTTCCAATCTGAAGGTCCAAAAACAGTTGCCGCATCAACAGTAGGGGCCGGTTTTCCTGAAAATTCATCCACTCTGGCGTTCAGATCAAAATTCTTGTCGGGCTGTGAATGGACTATGTCGACAACTTTGGTGTTGTCCTCTGGTGATTCTTTCGAATCTGAAATGTTTTCAACCGGAAGGCGAGGACTCAAGATTACTTTGATGGTCTGTGTGGTAGTTAAGACAGAGTCAACCTCGTGCTGAGAGGTGTCATTCTCTGTTGCTTTGCTGGGTCGCCCACGTCCTCTCCCTCTACCCCTTCCTCTTCCACGTCCACTGTTACTAGGATGGCAGGATTCATGCTGCAGTAAACAAGGACAGATACTCTAAATACGAGAATTCGAATCAGAAAAACAGAATGCTTACAAAAAAATCTACCTGGGTGAAACGACGAGTACAGACTGGTGCAAAGTAAATCAGAGCAAAAAAATTAAGACAATTCCATCTTCTGAGCTACAACCAAGTTGCGAGATTTTATTCAAGTTATCTACCAACAGGGCAACAACAAACTTGGTTTTAAAAAAAGCTTCTTTGGAATAAACAACACCAGCTTTTACTCCACACTGACGCATAGGTAGATTGAGCTAAAATGATTGTGCTAATAAACAATACCTAAAATAACTGGACAGTAAATAACTACAGCAAAATCGAAAATAAAGACCTCGGTCAACTTGAAATCAAATTTAGTATGTTCAATGGGCAATAAGATGTTTATTCAATGCCATAATTAGattcaaataaaacaattaTAGATCACCTTGAGCAGTTATGCCAACAACTGACCAGAGGAAAAAATACAATATCCACGCAAGGAGAATATGTTACAATTCTCCcacattaatattttaaattaataaagagTTTGGGATGGAACACCTAGGTTTATAACCTAACATCGGTATTCTCGTTGAGAGTCCGCGTTGCGGAAGAGACGACCTAAAAAAAAGCTGCCTTCGGAAAATGTGAGTGAAAGTCTAGAGTGAGCCGCCGCGGAGGTCGGCTTCTCAAGGGTTGGCAATGTTACAATTCTCTCACATTAATATATTAAACTAACAAAGAGTGACTTATAAACTCAATAGACAGCACCCAAAAGACATAACGAGAAATTCGTAATGACCCGTGTGAGTCCTAAAATCCGTTTTAGGAATATCCTCATGTTTGACTCGAATTTGATGGTACCGAAACTTAAGATCCAGCTTGGAGAAAAAACAAGGCCCGTGTAATTCATCAAGTAGCTCCTCTATCACTAGAATGTGATAATTGTCCGCGACAGTAACTTCATTAAGAGCTCTGTAATCCATGCAAAAATGCCAACTCCCATTTTCACTGCTTTGTATCACTCCCGCCAATAACATCTCATTTACCAACCGTTCCACCTCTTCTTTCTGACTATGTGCGTATATATACAGCCTTACATTAACTGGTCCCGTCCCTTATTTATTATGAATTGCATGATCTTTACTTCTGATTGGCGGCAGCCTTTGGGGACTGAGACACATTTTAAAAATTTCCCAAAAGTTCTCTCAACTCATTTTGTGTTGCCAATCCAATGCCGACGTGTTCTACACCTTCCGATGACTCACACCTAGCCCAAACTGTCCCACAAAACTCTACATCAATTGTCTTTGTGAGTGAACTTAAAGAAACCAGAGAACGGTTCAATGTAGGATTCCCATATAACACCACTTCCTTATCTTGTTGCTGAAAACTCATTCGCATTCGACCCCAATCCACTCTGACTTCTCCTAAAGTGCGTAACCAATCAATCCAAAGAATAAGATCGACACCCCCAAGTTCAAACAAATAACCATCAACGGTTTAATTGACACATATCCAGATTCACTATAAGAGAACTACAAACCCCTTGACAAGAAATTCTGCATCCATCACCCAAAAACACTCCAAAAGTACCCCGTCATTCACCTCCAGCTCTAACTCTTTGACCAACCCTTTTGAAACGAAGTTGTGACTTGCACTACTATCGATCATCACTATAATTTCAGTATTAAGCAATTTACCTTTTAATATTCCACCCACAGAATACAACGGCAATTCCAGGATGGTGCATTCAGCGATATGAGATCCCGATTGATCCTCCAACTCAGTACTTATCGACCCATGTGGCTCCAATTCGTTACCTTCTTCCTCGTCCTCTGCTATTATGGTTATTCTCATTGAGTTGTAGATGCACCTAAGCAACGGATTGTAGGGTTCTCCACACTTAAAACACAATCCCTTCTCATTCCCATGCATATACTCTTGATGAGAATAAACACGTCCTTCCCATGGTTTTTGGTTCGACAAACTCCCAGTTATGCTTTTCTCAACTCCCAGCTATGCTTTTCTCAAACCCAGAATTAACTCCTGTTGCGAGTTTCCAGCCTGCGAGTAATACGGAATTCTGCGATTAGTGTTGTTTTCCA is part of the Primulina eburnea isolate SZY01 chromosome 1, ASM2296580v1, whole genome shotgun sequence genome and encodes:
- the LOC140830066 gene encoding uncharacterized protein codes for the protein MKKKLDTRFPASRIKKIMQADEDVGKIAMAVPVLVSKALELFLQDLCDRTYDITVQRGAKTVSAVHLKHCVHSYNVFDFLKDVVRKVPDYGHSDNAAEMPKRRKVESNDSDEESKRANMHESCHPSNSGRGRGRGRGRGRGRPSKATENDTSQHEVDSVLTTTQTIKVILSPRLPVENISDSKESPEDNTKVVDIVHSQPDKNFDLNARVDEFSGKPAPTVDAATVFGPSDWKSEEYPGLSETDRMAIDPVHLAQLSSRLDEDEEDYDED